In one Mucilaginibacter sp. PAMB04168 genomic region, the following are encoded:
- a CDS encoding KTSC domain-containing protein, whose translation MKKIVDYRKLLGVTKDADLQELKTVYRGLMKAWHPDKFQDSNESKLAAEDKSKSIIEAYHFLVSIAPETRAQSFADYTLTTTTAAMADFEYKSQILTVSFTDGNTYEYFDVPKAVYIKLINADSPGRFARRHIFGTYLYRSTSKLVASA comes from the coding sequence ATGAAAAAGATTGTCGATTACAGGAAGCTGTTGGGTGTTACTAAGGATGCCGATTTACAGGAATTAAAAACGGTTTACCGGGGCTTAATGAAAGCCTGGCACCCCGATAAGTTTCAGGATAGTAACGAAAGTAAGCTGGCTGCCGAAGATAAAAGCAAGAGCATTATTGAAGCTTATCACTTTTTAGTGAGCATAGCGCCCGAAACACGTGCCCAATCATTTGCCGATTATACGCTTACCACCACTACCGCTGCAATGGCCGATTTTGAGTACAAATCACAAATACTTACCGTAAGCTTTACCGATGGCAATACGTATGAGTACTTTGATGTACCCAAGGCGGTATATATTAAGCTCATCAATGCCGATTCGCCTGGGAGATTTGCCCGCAGGCATATTTTCGGCACTTATTTGTACAGAAGCACCAGCAAGCTGGTAGCCTCGGCCTAA
- a CDS encoding MBL fold metallo-hydrolase yields the protein MKILRSKYLFHSLTVLLLLLVAAGCGLVKSLGKNPQGDDLARIQALPNYKNGTFQNLDSVDNGQHKVKPGRALKAIFNRPRSVTPQRPVPWVKTDLKNLTAAKPTVVWFGHSSVLIKTQSGNILIDPVFNDHAGPIPGMVKAFDGTTHYSADDMPDIDVLIISHDHYDHLDYRTIKKLKSRIKKAVVPMGVGSHLVYWGFDRKNIVELNWNQSYTLASGLKITATPARHRSNRTFAEKKTLWASYVIQANGYRLFYSGDGGYGTHFKQIGQQYGPFNLALMECGQYNQAWLHHHMLPAQTAQAAADLQARMIQPVHWAKFAESAHPWNEPANLLLPAAVTLSIPVSIPLIGEPFVVGNAPRRTVWWAFE from the coding sequence ATGAAAATCCTGCGCTCTAAATACCTGTTCCATTCGCTTACAGTGCTTTTGCTGCTGCTGGTGGCAGCGGGTTGCGGCCTGGTAAAATCGTTAGGCAAAAATCCGCAGGGCGACGATTTGGCACGTATACAGGCGTTGCCTAACTATAAGAACGGGACGTTCCAAAATTTAGACAGTGTCGATAACGGTCAGCATAAGGTAAAGCCTGGCCGGGCTTTAAAAGCCATATTTAACCGGCCCCGAAGCGTTACGCCGCAAAGGCCGGTGCCCTGGGTTAAAACCGATTTAAAGAATCTGACGGCGGCTAAGCCCACTGTGGTTTGGTTTGGGCATTCGTCGGTACTCATTAAAACGCAAAGCGGTAATATTTTGATCGATCCGGTTTTTAACGATCATGCCGGTCCCATTCCGGGCATGGTTAAAGCTTTTGACGGTACTACCCATTACAGCGCCGATGATATGCCCGATATAGATGTGCTCATCATCTCGCACGACCATTACGATCACCTGGATTACCGCACAATTAAAAAGCTCAAAAGCCGCATAAAAAAAGCGGTAGTGCCTATGGGTGTAGGTTCGCATTTGGTATACTGGGGATTTGATCGTAAAAACATTGTGGAGTTGAATTGGAATCAGTCGTACACCCTGGCAAGCGGCCTGAAAATTACGGCTACACCCGCGCGCCACCGTAGTAACCGCACCTTTGCCGAAAAGAAAACCCTTTGGGCATCATATGTTATACAGGCCAATGGCTACCGCCTGTTTTACAGCGGCGATGGCGGTTACGGCACTCATTTTAAACAAATAGGACAACAGTATGGTCCTTTTAATTTGGCTCTGATGGAATGCGGGCAGTATAACCAGGCCTGGCTTCATCACCACATGCTGCCTGCACAAACCGCCCAGGCCGCTGCCGATTTGCAGGCCCGCATGATACAGCCTGTACATTGGGCCAAATTTGCCGAAAGCGCCCACCCCTGGAACGAACCTGCAAACTTGCTGCTGCCTGCTGCCGTAACCTTAAGTATTCCCGTATCTATTCCGCTTATAGGTGAGCCATTTGTTGTAGGCAATGCACCAAGGCGTACAGTTTGGTGGGCGTTTGAGTAA
- a CDS encoding bestrophin family ion channel, translating to MLIKKRISIFYFIRTIKWDVLAIAAYAMLAGTFDHYGILSQVSIPLAVTAFSGTVLSLLLAFRTSQSYERWWEARVVWGAIVNDSRTLVRQVKQFMPKTEQGLAVAKDFAARQGVWCFALSESLRKVEHSNKVSTYFSNIGANSANKANLILDQHADALAAASEQFNINANKQVQIDATLARLCDSMGKCERIKNTVFPRAYSVLIHFLIYVLMTMLPFGLEDQSKLVEVSLTIIVPVLFIAIEQTAILMQDPFENRPTDTPMTALSMSIENTLMEMVGEPPVYKIEPPASYYIM from the coding sequence ATGCTTATCAAGAAAAGAATTTCGATTTTTTATTTTATCCGCACCATCAAATGGGATGTACTGGCCATTGCGGCGTATGCTATGCTGGCTGGTACGTTTGACCACTACGGCATCCTAAGCCAGGTTTCTATACCGTTGGCGGTTACTGCGTTCAGTGGTACTGTTTTATCGCTATTACTGGCATTCCGAACTTCACAATCATACGAACGCTGGTGGGAGGCCCGGGTAGTGTGGGGTGCTATTGTGAACGACAGCAGGACGCTGGTGCGCCAGGTTAAACAATTTATGCCCAAAACGGAACAGGGTTTGGCCGTTGCAAAAGACTTTGCCGCACGGCAAGGCGTTTGGTGCTTTGCACTTTCAGAATCACTTCGAAAAGTAGAACATAGCAACAAGGTAAGCACCTATTTCAGCAATATCGGTGCTAATAGCGCCAACAAAGCTAACCTCATTTTAGACCAACATGCAGATGCACTTGCTGCAGCAAGCGAGCAGTTTAACATCAATGCTAATAAGCAGGTACAAATAGACGCTACGCTGGCCAGGCTTTGCGACTCGATGGGAAAATGTGAACGGATTAAAAACACCGTTTTCCCGAGAGCTTATAGTGTGCTGATCCACTTTCTGATCTATGTACTCATGACCATGCTGCCGTTTGGCCTGGAGGATCAAAGTAAACTGGTAGAAGTATCGCTCACGATTATCGTCCCCGTATTATTCATTGCTATAGAACAAACAGCTATTTTAATGCAGGACCCATTTGAGAACCGGCCAACCGATACGCCAATGACGGCTTTATCCATGTCGATAGAAAACACGCTAATGGAGATGGTTGGCGAACCGCCGGTATATAAAATTGAACCGCCTGCATCTTATTATATCATGTAA
- the prfA gene encoding peptide chain release factor 1, giving the protein MLEKLEAIRDRWQTVENELSSPDAMADMKRFAQLNKEYKDLTAVVDQYKIYKNIMSNIDTNKEILATEKDEEFREMAKMELDELIAQRDEKEEEIRLMLIPKDPEDARPAIVEIRGGTGGDEAALFAGDLYRMYMRYCERMGWKTELVDFTEGTSGGYKEIVFNVNAEDAYGTLKYESGVHRVQRVPDTETQGRVHTSAASVVVLPEADEFDIDLKVSDIRKDLFCASGPGGQSVNTTYSAVRLTHVPTGIVAQCQDQKSQLKNYDKALQVLRSRIYEMELQKHLEVTSKKRKTMVSTGDRSAKVRTYNYPQGRVTEHRIGLTIYNLPNVMNGDLQEIMESLQFAENAEKLKEGTVA; this is encoded by the coding sequence ATGTTAGAGAAATTAGAGGCGATCAGAGACCGCTGGCAAACCGTTGAAAATGAATTGAGCAGCCCCGATGCCATGGCTGACATGAAACGCTTTGCTCAACTGAATAAGGAATACAAAGATTTAACAGCTGTGGTGGATCAGTACAAGATCTATAAAAACATCATGAGCAATATTGACACCAACAAGGAAATTTTGGCCACCGAGAAAGACGAGGAGTTTAGGGAGATGGCCAAAATGGAGCTTGATGAACTGATTGCGCAACGCGATGAGAAGGAAGAGGAGATCAGGCTCATGCTGATCCCGAAAGACCCTGAGGATGCGCGTCCGGCCATTGTAGAGATACGGGGCGGTACAGGTGGCGATGAGGCCGCTTTATTTGCAGGCGACCTTTACCGCATGTATATGCGCTATTGCGAACGCATGGGCTGGAAGACTGAGCTGGTAGATTTTACTGAAGGCACATCTGGTGGTTACAAGGAGATTGTCTTCAATGTAAACGCTGAGGATGCTTATGGTACGCTGAAGTACGAATCGGGCGTGCACCGGGTACAACGTGTACCTGATACCGAAACTCAAGGCCGTGTACATACATCGGCCGCTTCGGTGGTGGTGCTACCAGAGGCTGATGAGTTTGATATTGATTTAAAGGTAAGTGATATCCGTAAGGATTTGTTCTGTGCTTCAGGGCCGGGCGGTCAGTCGGTGAATACTACTTATTCGGCCGTACGTTTAACTCACGTGCCCACCGGTATTGTGGCTCAGTGCCAGGACCAGAAATCGCAATTGAAGAACTACGATAAGGCATTACAAGTATTACGCTCACGTATTTACGAGATGGAATTGCAGAAACATTTAGAGGTAACGTCTAAAAAACGTAAGACTATGGTGTCAACCGGCGACCGTTCGGCCAAAGTACGCACCTATAACTATCCGCAAGGCCGTGTTACCGAACATCGCATTGGTTTAACCATTTATAATTTACCAAACGTTATGAACGGTGATTTACAGGAGATTATGGAGTCATTGCAGTTTGCCGAAAACGCAGAAAAGCTGAAAGAAGGCACTGTGGCCTAA
- a CDS encoding cold shock domain-containing protein — protein MQQGTVKFFNETKGFGFITPNDGGSEIFVHSSGLIDNIRENTVVSYDVEEGRKGPNAVNVKVA, from the coding sequence ATGCAACAAGGAACAGTAAAATTTTTTAATGAAACAAAAGGTTTCGGATTTATCACACCTAATGATGGTGGAAGCGAAATCTTTGTTCATTCATCAGGTCTGATTGACAATATTCGTGAGAATACTGTTGTTAGTTATGATGTGGAAGAAGGCCGTAAAGGACCAAACGCAGTAAATGTAAAAGTAGCTTAA
- a CDS encoding site-specific integrase — MRNSSSFSVLFWTNKSKADAKGLIPLYARVTVEGRRAEISLKKKLNAKKWDAKSGFMIGNGEEVRRINKYINDVNNELFDIYQHFKSLAKVFSAEDIKDKYNRKEVLELTHTLLGVFDQHNSEVESLIGKDYVKGTLTKYKTIRGKVSDFIYTKYSKKDIALDELDYSFIAGFEKFLKVKEGIDHNTAMSYIKRLKRIATIAVNHRLINHSPFAGFKCTTKKVIRTHLTENELKALALKDFKFKRLEEVRDCFLFSCYTGYAFIDAQKLSLENVVIRADGEAWIETRRTKTSIIANVPLLPQAIAIINKYKGHELCLINNRILPIKSNQKMNAYLKEIADLCGIDKNLTTHIARHTFATTVTLGNDIPIETVSKMLGHTKITTTQIYARVQEKKIGRDMLKLRDKFDWQEASA, encoded by the coding sequence ATGAGAAATTCCAGCAGTTTTTCAGTCCTTTTCTGGACAAACAAATCAAAAGCAGATGCAAAAGGCCTTATACCATTATACGCCAGGGTTACTGTTGAGGGAAGAAGAGCAGAGATCTCGTTAAAGAAAAAGCTCAATGCCAAAAAGTGGGATGCTAAGAGTGGCTTCATGATCGGCAACGGGGAGGAAGTCCGTAGGATCAACAAGTACATAAATGATGTGAATAACGAGCTTTTCGATATTTATCAGCACTTTAAAAGTTTGGCCAAAGTATTTTCTGCAGAGGACATCAAAGATAAATATAATAGGAAAGAAGTGCTTGAACTAACCCACACGCTACTTGGCGTATTCGATCAACATAATAGTGAAGTGGAAAGTCTGATTGGCAAAGATTATGTGAAAGGTACCCTGACGAAATACAAGACCATCAGAGGCAAAGTTTCCGACTTTATATATACAAAATATAGCAAGAAAGATATCGCCTTAGATGAACTGGATTATTCATTTATAGCAGGCTTCGAAAAGTTCTTAAAAGTCAAGGAAGGCATCGACCATAATACAGCTATGAGCTATATTAAAAGGCTTAAAAGGATCGCGACAATTGCTGTTAACCATCGTTTAATCAACCATAGTCCTTTTGCAGGTTTCAAATGCACGACGAAAAAAGTCATACGTACTCACTTAACTGAGAATGAATTGAAAGCCCTTGCTTTAAAAGATTTTAAGTTCAAGCGCTTGGAAGAAGTACGTGATTGTTTTCTCTTTAGCTGCTACACCGGATATGCTTTTATTGATGCTCAAAAGTTATCGCTGGAAAACGTAGTTATCAGAGCTGATGGAGAAGCCTGGATAGAAACCAGAAGAACTAAAACATCTATCATTGCTAATGTGCCACTGCTTCCACAAGCCATAGCGATCATCAATAAATATAAAGGTCATGAGTTGTGCTTAATAAATAATAGGATATTACCTATAAAAAGCAACCAAAAAATGAATGCGTACCTCAAAGAGATAGCGGACCTTTGTGGAATAGACAAGAACCTGACAACTCACATTGCTAGGCACACATTTGCGACTACCGTAACGCTCGGAAATGATATACCTATCGAAACTGTCAGTAAAATGCTCGGGCACACGAAAATTACGACTACGCAGATCTATGCACGTGTTCAGGAAAAGAAGATAGGAAGAGATATGCTGAAACTGAGGGATAAATTTGATTGGCAGGAAGCATCCGCTTGA
- a CDS encoding cold shock domain-containing protein, with product MGKSTETFSKKEREKKKARKQLDKKEKAEDRKANAVKGKGLEDMMAYVDENGNITSMPQEPGKRKKILVEDIQIGTPKQEEIEYEVVRTGTVSFFNESKGYGFIRDLQTQESVFVHINGIMEQIKEGNKVTFEVEQGQKGPNAIKVKIAK from the coding sequence ATGGGTAAATCCACAGAAACATTCAGTAAAAAAGAACGGGAAAAGAAAAAAGCCCGCAAACAGTTAGACAAAAAAGAAAAAGCCGAAGACCGGAAAGCTAATGCTGTAAAGGGAAAAGGTTTGGAAGACATGATGGCTTATGTTGACGAGAATGGCAACATAACATCTATGCCGCAAGAGCCCGGTAAACGTAAAAAGATACTGGTAGAAGATATACAGATTGGTACGCCTAAGCAGGAAGAGATCGAATACGAGGTGGTTAGAACCGGAACCGTATCGTTCTTCAATGAATCGAAGGGCTACGGCTTTATACGTGACCTGCAAACTCAGGAAAGCGTATTTGTGCACATTAATGGCATTATGGAGCAGATCAAAGAAGGCAACAAAGTTACTTTCGAAGTTGAACAGGGACAAAAAGGCCCCAACGCCATCAAAGTAAAAATTGCCAAATAA
- a CDS encoding UDP-2,3-diacylglucosamine diphosphatase has translation MSIRNKIYFASDIHLGASGYQSSREREARFVRWLDSIMHDADELFLVGDVFDFWFEYKTVVPRGYIRFLGKLAELADAGVKLYLFKGNHDMWMFDYFVKELNATIVSNELILERQGKKLYLHHGDGLGPGDGKYKLLKKVFRSRLCQWLFERLHPNLGVGLANYWSGHSRLANSAGQERKLFENEWLVSFAREVLKVTHYDYFIFGHRHIPMVTELSAASKYVNLGEWMHHNSYAVMYDGVVVLEYFENIEAASQGVGAQA, from the coding sequence ATGTCTATACGCAATAAAATCTATTTTGCTTCTGATATTCATTTAGGTGCATCTGGCTACCAAAGCAGCCGCGAGCGGGAGGCCCGTTTTGTGCGCTGGCTGGACAGCATTATGCATGATGCCGATGAATTGTTTTTGGTAGGCGATGTGTTTGATTTTTGGTTTGAGTACAAAACAGTGGTTCCGCGCGGCTACATCCGTTTTTTGGGCAAACTGGCTGAGCTGGCAGATGCCGGCGTAAAACTTTATCTTTTTAAAGGCAACCACGATATGTGGATGTTCGATTACTTTGTGAAGGAACTAAATGCAACCATCGTTAGCAATGAGCTGATCTTGGAGCGGCAGGGTAAAAAGCTGTACCTGCACCACGGGGATGGCCTGGGGCCGGGCGATGGCAAGTATAAGCTGCTCAAAAAGGTTTTCCGGAGCCGATTGTGCCAGTGGCTTTTTGAGCGTTTGCACCCTAACCTGGGGGTGGGTTTGGCCAACTATTGGTCTGGGCATAGCCGTTTGGCCAATTCCGCCGGGCAGGAACGTAAGCTGTTTGAGAACGAATGGCTGGTAAGCTTTGCCCGCGAGGTGCTCAAAGTTACGCATTATGATTATTTTATTTTCGGCCATCGGCATATACCCATGGTGACAGAGCTAAGTGCCGCCAGCAAATACGTAAACCTGGGCGAGTGGATGCACCATAACTCTTATGCTGTGATGTACGATGGTGTAGTGGTCCTGGAATATTTTGAGAATATTGAAGCAGCTAGCCAAGGGGTTGGAGCGCAGGCTTGA